The Salinirubellus salinus genome segment CTCCGGCCGCTGTACGAGCGGGCCGCGACAGAGGACGGCTTCGCGCTCCCGAGCGGCCACGCCACCGGCGCGACGGTCATCTACGGCGGTGTGGCCACCGTCCTCGCCGCGGGGACCCGTCGCCAGCGGTACCTCAGGGCGGGCCTCGTCGTCGCCGTCGTCGCGCTCTCACGGCTCGTCCTCGGCGTCCACTATCTCGGCGACGTGCTCGCCGGCGTCGCCGTCGGCGCGGGCTACCTGCTGCTCGTCGACCGGGTGGCGGGTCGAGGGGCGCGCCCCGAACTGGCGTTCTCCGTGGCCGGCGTCGTCGCCGCGCTCGCCGTCCTCGTCGAGGGGTTCGGCGCCGAGTCGACGGCGGTGCTCGGGGCGGCCCTCGGCGCCCGTCTCGTCTGGGGTGCCGTCGGTGGCGACGTGCGGGCGCTCGACACGACCCGGACGGTCGGCGTGCTCGCGCTCGCGTTCTCGCTGCCCGTCTTCGGGGGGCTGTTCGGCGCGACGTACGCACTCGAACCGGCAGCGCCGCTGGCGCTGCTGGGCGGGGCGGTGTCGGTCGGCGGCATCCTCGTGGCGCCGCTGATCGGGAGTCGGCTGGCGGGCCGGTGAGCGCGCTCACCACGAGCGTCGGCCCTCAGGGCCCGAGCGTCGCGAAGTCGATACCGCTCAGGATACTCTCGAATCGATTGACCGCCTGTTCGGCCGTCTCGACGTCACCCAGCGTGAACAGCACGCCGGTCACCGTCGCCGCGAGGATGACGACGATCGAGACCATGATGATGGTCCCGATGATCGGACTCACCCCGCGGTCGTCGAACCCCACCGTCGAACGGTCGTCCCCCAGCATACAGCCCCACGTGACACTCACAGGACATAACGTTTGGCCGACAGGGGGCCGACCACCAGTCGGGACCGGCCGGTGATGCGGGGGGCTGGCCGCCTAGAAGTCGAGTTCGAACTGCTGGTTCTCCACGACGGTGTTCAGCACGACCGACGTGTTCGACTCCTTGATGTCGGGGTCGGTCAGCAGTTCCTTGATCTGGTTGTTCATCCCGTCGGTGTCCTTGAACTTCCCGATAGCGACGATGTCGTGGTCGCCCGTGACCTCGTACACCGAGACCATGTGCTTGTGCTCTTTCAGCCGGTCCGTGATGTCCGGGAGCGCGCTCCCCTCGACCTTCAGCTGGATGACGGCGGTGACGTCGTAGCCGAGCGCCCCGTAGTCGACGATGGGCGTGTACCCGCGGATGACACCCTCCTCCTCGAGGTCGGAGAGGTGGTTCGACACCGTGGTCACGGAGACGTCGAGTTCTTCGGCGAGGCTACGCAGCGACGCGCGGCCGTCGGCGAGCAGCGCGTTGATGAGCTGTTCGTCGAGGTGCTCGTAGGTCATACCCTCCATTCAGCAGGGGGGCACTTAGAACTTTACGAACGGCCAATTCGTGTCGCGGTTCGGGGGGAGAGACCATCGAAACCACGAACCGGCTATTCGCCACGGCGTCATCTTTTGCCGGACTGGCCCAACCAAGTGTTCAGTAGAATCACTCATCGTTGGAGAAATGGGTCTCGAAAGGGCGGTTACGTTTGCTCGGAACGGTAGGGTTTTAGTGAGAGCGATTGAGGAATACATCGTCCAGAGATGACGGATGACAACCTCGCCACCGACGGTGGCCTCTCCGAAGAAGCACAGCGCGCCCTCGACGAGATCGAGGAGAAGAACGTCGACTTCCTCCGCCTGCAGTTCACCGACATCCTCGGTACGGTGAAGAACGTCTCCATCCCGGCCGAGCAGGCCGAGAAGGCGTTCACCGAGGGGATCTACTTCGACGGCTCCTCCATCGAGGGGTTCGTCCGGATCCAGGAGTCGGACATGCGGCTCAAACCCGACCCCGAGACGTTCGCCATCCTCCCGTGGCGGAACACCGACGAGCACGCCTCGGCCCGCCTCATCTGCGACGTCATCAACACCTCGACGGGCGAACCGTTCGAGGGTGACCCGCGCTACATCCTGAAGCAGGCGCTCGACCGCGCCGAGGAGATGGGGTTCACCGTCAACGCCGCGCCCGAGCCCGAGTTCTTCCTGTTCGAGGAGGACGAGGACGGCCGCGCGACCACGAAGACCAACGACGCCGGCGGCTACTTCGACCTCGCGCCGAAGGACCTCGCCTCCGACGTCCGTCGTGACATCATCTACGGGCTGGAGGACATGGGCTTCGACATCGAGGCCTCGCACCACGAGGTCGCCCAGGGCCAGCACGAGATCAACTTCACCTACGACGACGCGCTCACGACGGCCGACAACGTCGGCACCTTCCGCACCGTCGTCCGGGCCATCGCCGCCCAGCACGACCTGCACGCGACGTTCATGCCCAAGCCCATCGCCCGCATCAACGGCTCGGGGATGCACACCCACATCTCGCTGTTCACCGAGGACGGTGAGAACGCGTTCCACGACGACGACGACGAGTTCAACCTGAGCGAGTCGGCCAAGCAGTTCACCGCCGGCATCCTCGAACACGCGCCGGCCATCACGGCCATCACGAACCCGACCGTGAACTCCTACAAGCGCCTGGTCCCCGGCTACGAGGCGCCCGTCTACGTCGCGTGGTCCGACCGGAACCGCTCGGCGCTCATCCGCAAGCCGGCCGCGCGTGTCCCGGCCGCCTCGCGCATCGAGGCCCGCTTCCCCGACCCGTCGTGTAACCCGTACCTCGCGTTCGCCGCGCTCATCCACGCCGGCCTCGACGGCATCGAGCAGGGCCTCGAGTGCCCGGACCCGGTCCGCGAGAACATCTACGACTTCGACGAGGACAAACGCGAGGAGTACGGTATCGAGACGCTCCCGACGAACCTCGGCGAGGCCGTCGACGCCCTCGAGGCGGACGAGGCCATCTACTCGGCGCTCGGCCCGCACATCGGCCCGAAGTTCGTCGAGGCGAAGAAGGCCGAGTTCCAGGAGTACCTCGTGGAAGTCAGCCAGTGGGAGCTGGACCAGTACCTCGAGACCTTCTGAGAGAACCCTGTTGCGCTCGGGGTCGGCCTCCGGCCGACCGCTCGCGCAACAACGTTCACGAAAGAGACGGCGCTCGCGCCGGGTGGGTGTGCTGGTGGCTTCCGCCACCGCACCGCAGCCACGCCGTTCCCGCACCGCCACGGCCGCACCGACTGTCTTCCACCGGGGCCTCGCCGTGACCCCCACTTCTTTCGAGACCGACCGTGAGCGAACGGTATGGTCGCACTCTCCACCTCGCTCGGCGTCGCCGTCCTCGCCGGTCTCGTCGCGTGCTCGGCGTTCTTCTCCGCCAGCGAGATCGCCATCTTCTCCACGGAACGACGCCCCGGTGAACCCCCCGAACGCGGCGCACTCGGCCGGTTACGTGAGGACCCGCACCGCCTGCTCGTCACCATCCTCGTCGGTAACAACTTCGTCAACGTCGCCATCGCCACGCTGACGACCACACTGCTGGTCCGCTCGCTCTCACCGGAGACGGCCGCCGTCGTCTCCACCGCGGTGGTCGGCACCGTCGTCCTCGTGTTCGGCGAGATCGTGCCCAAGTCGTACGGCGTGGGCAACGCCGAGACGCTCGCCGAGCGGGTCGCCCGACCGCTCGAACTGCTCGGGACGGCGCTCTACCCCGTGGTCGCCGTCTTCGACGCCGTCACGGGCGTCATCACCGGGCTGTTCGGCGGGGAACGCGACATCGAACGGCCGTACATGACCCGCGAGGACCTCGCGGCCATCGTCGAGTCCGCGGAGGCGGAGGGCGTCATCGAGGCCGACGAACAGGAACTCATCCAGCGGGTCCTGCGGTTCTCGGGGACGGACGCGGCGGACGTGATGGTCCCCCGCGCGGACGTGGTCGGCGTGGACGCCGACGCGTCGGTAGGCGAGGCGCTCGACCGCTGTCTCGACGCGCGGGTCACCCGGGCGCCCGCCTACCGCGGGACGCTCGACGAGGTGGTCGGCCACGTCGACGTCCGTGACCTCGCCGGCGCACCACGGGAGGCGCCGCTCGACGGCTACCTCCGGCCGGTCCTCCACGTCTACGAGTCCCGGCCGGTCGACGAGGTGCTCGCGGACCTGCAGGTCGAGCGCGTGGAGGTGGCCGTCGTCTTCGACGAGTTCGGCGCCGCCGAGGGCATCCTCACGACGGAGGACGTGGTCGAGGAACTGGTCGGTGAGATACTCGACGTGGGCGAGCGGCGGCCAGTCGTCCTCACCCCCGAGGGGCACGTCCTCGCCCGGGGGAAGGCCGGTGTCGAGGCAGTGAACGCCGCACTCGGGACGACCATCGAGGCGGCTCCCGACGGGGGGACGACGCTGGCGGCCGTACTCACCGATGAGCTCGGGCGCCCCGCGGCGGTCGGTGAGGTGGTGACCGTCGGCGACGCACGTCTCACCGTCGAGGAGGTGGTTCGGAACCGTGTCCGGCGGGTCAGGGTCGAGCGAGTGGCGCCGGACGCCGACGGGGACGAGGACGGGAGTGGGGACTCAGAGGGGCCCGTTCAGTAGGTCGAGCGCCCAGCGCGAGAGCGCCACGACGACGAGGAGTGCGCCCTCCCGGCGGGTCAACTGGCGGTCCGACCGGAGCAACACGAGCGCGAGGACCACCAGTCCGAACATCCAGATTGCGCCACCGCGGGCGTTCGCGGCGAGCGTGAGCGGCCCCGCGAGCCCGGCGATGCCCAGCACCGCGAGGAGGTTGAACACGGAACTCCCGACGAGGTTCCCGACCGAGAGCTCGTGTTCGCCGCGCTGCGTGGCGACCATCGAGGCGGCGAACTCCGGCGCGGAGGTGCCGGCCGCGACGACGGTCAGTCCGACCACCCACTCGGAGATGCCGGCGTCGAGCGCGAGCGTGGTCGCGCCGTCGACGAGGACGTCCGCGCCGAGGACGACCATCCCGAGGCTCAGGACGACGCGCGCGAGGGCCCCCCAGTCGACGCCCGACTCGGCGACCGACTCCAGTTCTTCCTCCAGTTCCCCGGCGACGCCCTCCAGCCCCTCGACCACCTCCGCCACCTCGCCGCTCACCGACTTGATGCCGGGACGGCGGAGGAGCCAGAGGAGGTAGGCGGCGAGCCCGACGAGCAACACCGCCCCCTCCCAGCGAGCGAGACGGAGGTCGAAGAGGAACGCCACGACGGCGACGGTGGCGAGGAACAGGACGAGCCCGTCACGCCGGAGGATGCGGCCACGGACCGGGAGGACACGGACGAGCGCGACCGCCCCGAGCACCACCCCGAGGTTGAAGAAGTTCGACCCGACGACGTTGGCGACGGCGATGTCGGCGGCCCCGCGGAACGCCGCCCCGGCGGTCACGGCCACCTCGGGAGCGGAGGTACCGACGCCGACGACGAGGACTCCGACGACCACCGGGGAGACGTTCATCCGGGCGGCGAGTGCCGTGGCGTTCTCGACGAGGACGAGCGCGCCGTACCAGAGCGCCCCGACGCCGACGACGACGAGCGCGAGCGCCCAGAGGGTGTCGAGCGGCGTCATGAGTGGTGGGGAGAGCGGGAACTCGGAGACGGGACGGCCGGGGTCACGGTACCATCGGTAGACGGCCCGGCACAAAGAACTACGCCGTTCGGGGCAGGCGGCGGTGGCGTCGCTGGGGAGCGTAGCGAAAGAAGAACGCGAGTCAGTCGGAGTGCGGTGCGGTTGCGGCAGCGGTGCGGGAGCGACGCGGCGGCGGTGACCACCAGCACACCCATCCGCGGCGAGCGGGCCCGGAGGCCCCCGACGCCGCGCTTTTCCCCCACGTTTTTGCCCGAACGAGGGCCCGAAGGGCCCGAGAGAGGTGCAAAAACGTGGTCTTACATCATGCCGCCCATGCCGCCGCCCATACCGCCCATGCCGCCCATGCCGCCGCCCATACCGCCGGGGCCGCCGGGGGCACCGCCTTCGTCGTCGTCGTCGTCCGTGCCACCGCCCTTCAGGTCGCCCGCGGCGATGACGTCGTCGATGCGCAGGATCATGACGGCCGCCTCGGTGGCGGACTCGATGGCCTGGGTCTTGACGCGGAGCGGCTCGACGACGCCGTCCTCCTCCATGTCGACGACCTCACCGGTGTAGGCGTCGAGGCCGGCGGCGGTCGCGCCACCGTCGTGCTTCGAGCGGAGGTCGACCAGCGAGTCGATGGGGTCGAGCCCGGCGTTCTCCGCGAGCGTGCGCGGGATGACGTCGATGGCGTCGGCGAACGCCTCGACGGCCAGCTGCTCGCGCCCGCCGACGGAGTCGGCGTAGTCACGCAGGCCGAGCGAGACCTCCGTCTCCGGGGCACCGCCGCCGGGGAGGACCTTGCCGTCCTCGAGCGTCGTGCGGACGACGCCGAGCGAGTCGTCGATGGCGCGCTCGATCTCGTCGACGACGTGCTCCGTGCCGCCGCGGAGGATGAGCGTGACCGACTTGGCCTCCTCGACGTCCTCGACGAAGATGCGCTCGTCGCCGCCGACGTCCTTCTGGCCGACGGAGCCGGCGAAGCCGAGGTCCTCGGGGGTGATGTCGTCGATGTTGGAGACGACCGTGCCGCCCGTGGCGCGGGCCAGCCGCTTCATGTCGGACTTCTTGGCGCGGCGGACCGCGAGGATGCCCTCCTTCGCGAGGTAGTGCTGGGCCATGTCGTCGATGCCCTTCTGGCAGAAGACGACGTCCGCACCGGCCTCCTTCAGCGTGTCGACCATCTCCTTCAGCTGTTTCTCCTCCTGGTCGAGGAACTGCTGGAGCTGGTCCGGGTCCGTGACGTTGACCTCGGCGTCGATCTCGGTCTCGCGGACCTCGATGGCCGTGTCGAGCAGCGCGATGTTCGCGTCCTCGACGGCGTACGGCATGTTCTCGTGGACGCGCTCCTTGTCGATGATGACGCCTTCGACGAGCTCGCTCTGCTCGACCGAGCCGCCGACGACCTTCTCGACCTTGACGTTGTCCACGTCGATCTCGTCGTCGTCCTTCACGGCGAGGACGGCGTCGACGACGAGTTCGGCCAGCAGGTCACGCGCGTTCTCCGCGCCCTTGCCGGTCATCGCCGTGGAGGCGACCTGCTCGAGGTACTCGCGGTCGTTCTCGTCGACGTCGATGGCCGCGTCCTCGAGGATCTCCTTGGCCTTCTGGGCGGCCTGTCGGTACCCCTGTGCCAAGATGGTGGCGTGGATGTCCTGCTCGAGGAGGTCCTCGGCCTTGGCCAGCAGTTCACCGGCGATGACGACGCTCGTCGTGGTGCCGTCGCCCGTCTCGTCCTCCTGGGTCTCGGCGACCTCGACGATCATGTTCGCCGCCGGGTGCTCGATGTCCATCTCCTTGAGGATGGTCACGCCGTCGTTCGTGACGACGACGTTGCCCGTCGAGTCGACGAGCATCTTGTCCATCCCTTTCGGGCCGAGTGTGGTCCGTACGGACTCGGCGACGGCCTTCCCGGCCGTGATGTTCATCGACTGGGCGTCACGCCCGGAGGTACGCTGGCTGTCCTCCGAGAGCACGATGAGGGGCTGGTTACCCATTTGCTGAGCCATGTTCAGCCGAGAGGTTGATTGCGATTCTACAAAAAAGTACCGGATAGGGTCGCGGGAATCGCCACCAGACGGCCGGAGGGAAGCCTGTGCGAACCGTTATCAGACATATTTAAATAGTGTTCTGAGCAGTCGTCTCCGACGGCTACTCGGGCGTCTCGGGCTCGGACCCGGCCGCTTCTCCGCCTGGGAACTGGTGGTACTCCAGCCCCGCCGTCTTCATCTCGTTGTGCCGGCGCTCGAGGAAGGAGTAGACCGCGCCGTGCGGTGCCCCGTCGAGGATCATCTCCGCGGCCGAGCGGACCGCGTCGACCTGTTCCGGCCCGCCGATGATGCCCAGCGTCGAACCGTAGATGACCACGTTCGCGCCCGTGAGCTCCTCCATCAGCTGTCGGGTCCGGCCCTTCTCGCCGATGAGCCGACCCTTCTGCCGGCGGAGGTCGTTGCGGTTGCGGGTGGCGGCGTCGAGGTCAACGAGGTCGAGCATCCGGACGTCGTCGTCGAGCAGGGAGAGCGCCGCATCCGGGTCGAAGCCGCGGCCGATGGCCTTCACCACGTCCGGCCCCTTCAGGCCCGTGATGGGGTCGCCGACCGATTCGATGCGGACCGACCCCGTCTCCGAGTCGATGTCGAGGCGGACCTCCGCCTCCGACTCGATGCGCCGCATCGTCGCGCCCCCCTCCCCGATGAGGACGCCGATGCGGTCCTGCGGAATCGTCACATGTTGCATAGGCAGGCTTGCGTCTCGGCGGTGTTAAGGGTTCGTTCCTGTGGTTCCTGTGGGAAGGATTGTGTCGGTCTCGGCCGACGTGACTGCGCTGTCCCCGCTGGTGGTGCGGATTCCGTAGTCGGAGAGGCGGTGGGCGAGGCGCGGTCCGACTGAACCGCACGGCGACCGCGGAGGCCCCGTAATCCGTGTGTTCGAACGAACCACACGGCCACGGAGGGCCGCCCGGCGACAGCCGGGCGGGTCCGACGCGGGGAAAGGTTGGTGTCGCCGTGCCACCGCGCCAGCGGTGGCCGGCGCGACTGCTGCGCGGTGCGGTTCAGTTGTACCGCGCTAGTCTCCCCGCTCGACGATACGAACCCCCTACAGCCGCTTCTCGAGTTCGTGTTCCTCGTGGAGCGACCCCGCGACCTCCGTCCGGGCCTCGCCCAGTCGCTCGAACCCCTGCGACTCGAAGAACGCCACGCCGGCGTAGTTCTCGACGAACACCGAACAGGCGAGCCGGTCGGCCCCCTCGTCGGCCACCCGCTCGGCCACCGCGTCGAGGAGCGCCGACCCGAATCCCTCGCCCCAGTGGTCGGGGTGGACGTAGAGCGCGTAGAGTTCCGCCTCGTCGGCCCACGTCATCTCGGCGGAGGCGAACGCGACCACCTCGTCCTCGCGCTCGGCGACGAGGAGGTGGAACCCGTCGAGTTCGTCGATGGCCCGTTCGAGCGCCTCGGGGTCGTAGAGGTCGTCGAGTGCGCGCCGGCACTGGCCGGGCGTGAGGAAGGCAGCGTAGGCCGCCTGCCACGCCTCCTGTGCCACCTCGCGGATGCGGGGGACGTCCGCGGCCGTCGCCTCGCGTACGTGCATGGTCACGCATCCGACGGGCCCGCCCAAGTGCGCGTCGGTGTCAGTCAGAGCCGGAGCGTCTCGATCTCGCCGATGTGCGGGAGTCGCCGCAGGTCCGGCACCGCGAACACCCACAGCGCGACGAACGCGAACCCGACCGCGCCGGCGAGCATCACCAGTCCGGGCGAGGTGACGGCCGCGAGCGACCCCCCGAGGAGGCCACCGAACGGCGTCGCCCCGGCCGAGACGCTCCCGACCAGCGCCATCACGCGACCCATCGACGCCTCCGGGACGAGCGCCTGCATCATCGAGGCGAACAGCACGTTCGTCACGCCCACCGGGACGAACGCGACGGCCAGCAGCGGCACCGTCATCGGGAGCCAGCCAATCCCGACGGCGGTGGCCCAGACGACGGCGCTGAACGCCGCGCCCCCGCCGAGCAGCAGCCCGAGCGGTCGGTCGTCGAAGACGCCCGCGACGAGCGACCCGACCAGCAGGCCGCCGCCGATGGCGGCCATCGCCAGCCCGTAGGCGACCTCGCCGCCGAGGGCGTCGCCGTACGCCGGCAGCACCGCGAGCACGCCGCCGAGCGAGCCGTTGACGACGACCGTGGCGAGCATCGCCCGCGAGACGACGGTCCCGCGGACGAACGAGAAGCCCGCGCGCAGCGAGTCGAGGTAGGACTCCGGTCCGGGGTCGCCGCCGTCGGCGGCCACGGTCCCCTCCGGCGTCTCGTCGCCCGCCTCCCCCTCGGTTCGGTCGGCCGCCTCCGCCGCGGGGATGGTGATGCCGAGCAACAGCAGGGCGGCGACGGCGAACGTGACGCTGTCGACGACGAACAGCGTCACCGCGCCCACGACGGCGACGAGCAGTCCGCCGAGCGCGTTGAACGCCGCGTCCACGCCCTGGTACGCGACGGAGAAGACGGAGTTGGCGGCGACGAGGTCCTCCCGGTCGACGATGCGCGGGATGGCCGCCGACTGCGCCGGGTAGGCCGGCTGGTTCAGGAGTGAGAGCAGCGACATCACCACGAGCAGCACCCACACGCTGAGCGCGTCGAGGAAGTAGGCGACGGGGACGACGAGGACGAGCACCATCTGGGTCACCTGCGTCCCGACGAGGAGCGACCGGAGCGGCACCCGGTCGACCAGCGGGCCGAACAGGAACTGGAGGCCCGCCGGCGCGAGGACGAGGAACGTGGCGAGGCCGGTGTAGAACGTCGAGCCGGTCAGGGCGTAGACGAGCCACGTCGCCGCGACGTAGTAGAGGCTGTCGCCGGCGTTCGTCACCAGTCGGGCGAGGAGCAGCCGACGGAGGTCGGAGTCACGCAGGACGCGTCGCATACCCGTCGGTCGGTGGTCACGGCGATAACTGATTGCAGAGCGACATTTCTGTTCGACGGATTGCAGAAACCAGCATCTGTCCGGCGACGGTCAGGACCCGGTCACCTCGAGGACGTCGAGGCCGTCGTCGAGGGTCAGCGTGAGCGTCTCGCCGTCGAGTTCGACCCGGCACTCGACGCGGAGGGGGACCTCGCTCACGACGTGGGCGTGGTCGTCGTAGAGCCACGCCAGCCCCAGCGTGGTCGGGTCGCGCGTGTCGACCCCGTGGTCCCAGTGGAAGGCGACGACGGCGGGGTGGTCGAACAGCGCCGCCCCGAGGCTGGTGAAGGCCCGTTCCGGGCACCGCTCGCACTCGTAGTGGACGACCACGCCGGGCGTCTCCCCGCGGGCGTTCCCCTCCTCGCCGGGGGCCGCCACGGCTACCCGCGGCGAGACGGGGCCGGTGCAGGCCAGACAGAACCCGGAACGCATCTCCCCCATCAGGCGGCCCGTCCACCGGAGGAACACCTCGGGGTACTCGGCGGGGTCGTACCCCTCGAGCGCCCCCGGCGGGACGGCCGCGGAGCAGAACACCTCGCCGCACTCCGTGCAGGCCACCTCGCCGCGTTCGGCCACGTACGTGGCCTCGACGAGGCCGCCACAGACGGGGCAGGGGGTGTCGACGGCGACCGGGTCGGCGTCACCGCGTTCGGTGTAGGTGCCCGCGAGGATGGCCCCCACGACCAGCAGGGTGGTGTAGCGCATCCGGTAGCCCGCCTCGTCGTGGTCGAGGAACGGCCCGACGAGTTTGCCGAGGTGGTAATTGAACTGGCCGGAGTCACGGGTGCCCACCCGGTCACGGAGTTCGGAGAACGAGACGGGGGCGTACGGGTCGCCGGACTCCTTGGCGGCGTCCATCACCGCCCGGAGGATGGCCACGCGTATCTCGTGGCCGACGAGGGCGAACGCCTCGTCGGCGCTCAGGGCGTCCTGTTCGGGGGTACTCATCGACTGGGACAGGTCACCAGTCGTGAAGAAGTTCGCGGGGGAATCGGTGCCACGCCGCCGGCCGCGTTCAGCCCGACTCCTCGGCGTCGTACGGGTCCAGTTCGCCACCGCCGTCTGCCTCGCCTTCCCCCGAGACGAACGCGAGCAACTGGTCGCCGTCGGTCTCCACGCCCTGTCGGGCGAAGAAGTTCGCCACGTTCTCGCAGTCCCGTTCGAGGAAGTCGCGGTAGTTCGGGTGGTGGACGGTGACGGCCTGCCCGAGGTCCAGGACGACGAGTTCGCCGTCGTGGACCACGACGTTGTACTCCGAGAGGTCACCGTGGACCAGGCCGGCCCGGAACAGCCGCCGCATGTACTCGCGGACGACCTCGTAGGCGACCCGCGGGTTCTCGATCTCCACCTCGTTCAGCCGGCGGGCGCGGTCCTCCTCGGTGCCGAGGTACTCCATCACGAGGACGTTCCGCTGGACGGCGATTGGTTCGGGGACCCTGACACCGGCGCGGGCGGCGCGCTGGAGGTTGGCGAACTCCTTCTTCGTCCACGCGACGACCACCTTCTTCTTGTCCGAGCCGATGCCCTCGAACCGCGGGTCACCGTCGAGGTACTCGCGCATCGACCGGAAGTCACTCGCGTTGATGCGGTACACCTTCACGGCCACCTCGCCGTCGTCCGAGGCGGCGAGGTAGACGTTCGCCTCCTTGCCCGTCGAGAGCGGGCCGCCGAACGCGGCGATGTGGCCGTCCTGGACCAGTTTGTAGAGCGCTCCGAGCGTCGCCTCGTCGAACACCGAGTCCTCGACCTTGAACTGGTCGGCGTCCTTGATGCGTTTCCGGAAGGTGAGGAACTCCCGGTCGCGCTTGCGGGCGATGCGGTCGGCCTCGTCGTCCGAGACGTCGATCTCCTCCCACTCGTCACCGAAGGCGTCGGCCTCGTCGGGTTCGAGCAGGTCGAACTCCCCGCTCGCGTCGGGGTCACTCATCGCATCGTCACGCCGAGTCCACGATGTGACCCTCCTCGCGGAGCTGGTCGGCCTCGCTCTTCTCGTAGCGCCACGCCACGTCGGCCTTCTCGTCCTGCCAGTCCCACGGCTCGACGAGGACGACATCGTCCTCCCGTATCCAGATGCGTTTCTGCATCCGCCCCGGGATGCGTGCGGTGCGTGTCTTCCCGTCCATACACCGGACCTCGACGCGGTTCGCCCCGAGCATCTCCGTGACGACGGCGAACACCTCGTCGTCGTCCGGCATGCGCAGGTCCCTGCGTCCGCCTCCGTCGCTCATGGACGGGGGTACGGGAAGGGGAGGTTTAACTTTGGCTCGTCGGGAGCGGTCAGTCGGTTCCCCCGTCCGTCCGACCGAACCCCACCACGCCGAGCGGGTCGCCGGACGGACCCACCAGCCGGTGGTGCCGGAGCGTGAGCGGCACCCGGTCGCCGCCGTCGGTCACCAGTTCCGCCCGGAGGCGGACCTCGCCCTCCCGTAACGCCGTCTCGACGGCCTCGCCGAACGGGCCGTCCTCGGTCTCGAACAGTTCGCTCACGCAGCACCCGAGCAGTTCCTCCCGGTCGTGCCCGCTCATCTCCTGTGCTCTCACGTTCACCCGGACCACCTCGCCGTCCATGTCGAGGTGGTAGAACGCGTCGTCGAGCGTGTCGAGGAGCTGGTCGACGAAGGTCCGCTCTGTGAGCAGTTCCCGCTCCATCTCCCGGAGGTCGGTGACGTCAGAGAGCACCGCCTGTCCACCCTCCTTCCCGTCGTAGACGACCGGCGCGGTGGCGATGAGCGCGTAGGCGTCCTCGCCGTCGGGACCGACGTACCGCTGCTCGACGGTCGGGACCGGCTCGCGGTCCTCGAGGACGGTCTGCAGTCGCTCACCGACGAGGGCGCGGCTCTCCGGGTGGACGAACGCCTCGACCGACTGCCCGACGAGGTCCGCGGGCGAGACCGCCCCGACCATCTCGGCCGCCGCCTCGTTCGCGTAGTCTATGGTGGCGTCCCCGTCGAACAGCACGACCGGCGAGGGCGAGGTCTGGAGCATCTGTCGGTAGCGACTCTCGACCTCGTCGAGCGACGTCTCGGCCCGGTGGCGTTCGACGGCGTTCCGGACACGGTTGGCGAGGACGAGGAACTGGTCGCCGTTCGTGTCCTTCTGCATGTACTCCGTGACGCCCGCCGAGATGGCCTCGCTGGCCACCTCCTCGCTCCCGCGGCCGGTGAACAGGACGAACGGGAGATCCGGGTCGACCCGCCGGACCGCCCGGAGCAGCTCCAGCCCGTCCATTTCCGGCATGTCGTAGTCGCTCACGACACAGTCGTAGGGACCCGTCTCGAGCGACTCGAGGGCGGTGCTGGCGTCCTCGACGGTGGTCACCTCGAACGCCTCGTCGGTCCGCTCGAGGAAGGTGGCCGCGAGGTCGAGGAACATCGGGTCGTCGTCGACGTGGAGGA includes the following:
- the thsA gene encoding thermosome subunit alpha, whose amino-acid sequence is MGNQPLIVLSEDSQRTSGRDAQSMNITAGKAVAESVRTTLGPKGMDKMLVDSTGNVVVTNDGVTILKEMDIEHPAANMIVEVAETQEDETGDGTTTSVVIAGELLAKAEDLLEQDIHATILAQGYRQAAQKAKEILEDAAIDVDENDREYLEQVASTAMTGKGAENARDLLAELVVDAVLAVKDDDEIDVDNVKVEKVVGGSVEQSELVEGVIIDKERVHENMPYAVEDANIALLDTAIEVRETEIDAEVNVTDPDQLQQFLDQEEKQLKEMVDTLKEAGADVVFCQKGIDDMAQHYLAKEGILAVRRAKKSDMKRLARATGGTVVSNIDDITPEDLGFAGSVGQKDVGGDERIFVEDVEEAKSVTLILRGGTEHVVDEIERAIDDSLGVVRTTLEDGKVLPGGGAPETEVSLGLRDYADSVGGREQLAVEAFADAIDVIPRTLAENAGLDPIDSLVDLRSKHDGGATAAGLDAYTGEVVDMEEDGVVEPLRVKTQAIESATEAAVMILRIDDVIAAGDLKGGGTDDDDDEGGAPGGPGGMGGGMGGMGGMGGGMGGMM
- a CDS encoding KH domain-containing protein; this encodes MQHVTIPQDRIGVLIGEGGATMRRIESEAEVRLDIDSETGSVRIESVGDPITGLKGPDVVKAIGRGFDPDAALSLLDDDVRMLDLVDLDAATRNRNDLRRQKGRLIGEKGRTRQLMEELTGANVVIYGSTLGIIGGPEQVDAVRSAAEMILDGAPHGAVYSFLERRHNEMKTAGLEYHQFPGGEAAGSEPETPE
- a CDS encoding GNAT family N-acetyltransferase, yielding MHVREATAADVPRIREVAQEAWQAAYAAFLTPGQCRRALDDLYDPEALERAIDELDGFHLLVAEREDEVVAFASAEMTWADEAELYALYVHPDHWGEGFGSALLDAVAERVADEGADRLACSVFVENYAGVAFFESQGFERLGEARTEVAGSLHEEHELEKRL
- a CDS encoding MFS transporter; this translates as MRRVLRDSDLRRLLLARLVTNAGDSLYYVAATWLVYALTGSTFYTGLATFLVLAPAGLQFLFGPLVDRVPLRSLLVGTQVTQMVLVLVVPVAYFLDALSVWVLLVVMSLLSLLNQPAYPAQSAAIPRIVDREDLVAANSVFSVAYQGVDAAFNALGGLLVAVVGAVTLFVVDSVTFAVAALLLLGITIPAAEAADRTEGEAGDETPEGTVAADGGDPGPESYLDSLRAGFSFVRGTVVSRAMLATVVVNGSLGGVLAVLPAYGDALGGEVAYGLAMAAIGGGLLVGSLVAGVFDDRPLGLLLGGGAAFSAVVWATAVGIGWLPMTVPLLAVAFVPVGVTNVLFASMMQALVPEASMGRVMALVGSVSAGATPFGGLLGGSLAAVTSPGLVMLAGAVGFAFVALWVFAVPDLRRLPHIGEIETLRL
- a CDS encoding DUF7351 domain-containing protein → MSTPEQDALSADEAFALVGHEIRVAILRAVMDAAKESGDPYAPVSFSELRDRVGTRDSGQFNYHLGKLVGPFLDHDEAGYRMRYTTLLVVGAILAGTYTERGDADPVAVDTPCPVCGGLVEATYVAERGEVACTECGEVFCSAAVPPGALEGYDPAEYPEVFLRWTGRLMGEMRSGFCLACTGPVSPRVAVAAPGEEGNARGETPGVVVHYECERCPERAFTSLGAALFDHPAVVAFHWDHGVDTRDPTTLGLAWLYDDHAHVVSEVPLRVECRVELDGETLTLTLDDGLDVLEVTGS
- the rio1 gene encoding serine/threonine-protein kinase Rio1: MSDPDASGEFDLLEPDEADAFGDEWEEIDVSDDEADRIARKRDREFLTFRKRIKDADQFKVEDSVFDEATLGALYKLVQDGHIAAFGGPLSTGKEANVYLAASDDGEVAVKVYRINASDFRSMREYLDGDPRFEGIGSDKKKVVVAWTKKEFANLQRAARAGVRVPEPIAVQRNVLVMEYLGTEEDRARRLNEVEIENPRVAYEVVREYMRRLFRAGLVHGDLSEYNVVVHDGELVVLDLGQAVTVHHPNYRDFLERDCENVANFFARQGVETDGDQLLAFVSGEGEADGGGELDPYDAEESG